In the genome of Planococcus donghaensis, the window GTGGTTCCACCGGATCTGCAAGATAAGGGAGCTGACCAGTTGCTTCTACTATTTCCTGGCATTCCGAGCACGTCATTAAATGTTGCTCAAATTCCTTGTTTTCTTTTTCTGATAATGTTCCATTCAAGTAATCTACTAAATAATCACAATCTATATTAGTCATCGTAAGCCCCCCTTTCCTGCAACCCATGCAGTGATATTTTTAATTTTTTTAACGCTAATCGTATTCGACTCTTAACAGTTCCCAGTGGAATATCACACATATCTGCGATTGTTTCATGTGTATGTCCTTTAAAGTAAAACAAATCAATCATTTTTTGTTGTTCTGCAGATAAATGCTGAACGGCCATTTCAATCTGCGTTTTCTTTTCTTGCCAAACTACTTGTTCTACCACTGGCTCATCATTGCTGACCATTTGACTGGCCTCTTCAATCGGTACAGTAGGCTTTTTTTGTTTTCGGATCAAATCGATGGCTGTATTTTGCGCCATTCGGAATAGCCACGAAGAAAATTTTCCTTTGCTTTCGTCGTAAACCCCTTTACCACGCCAAATCTTGATAAACACTTCTTGTAATACCTCTTCAGCCAATCCTCGATCTTCGAGCATTTTATAAAGAAAAGAGAAAAGGATTTTTTCGTAGCGGTCGTATAATTCTTCAAGTGCGGCTTTATCTTGTTCACTAACGCGCAAATACAAACTTGTATCGGTACTCTTTTCCATCCCCTGTCTCCTTTTTTACTTATTTCGTATTACTACCTTACTATACTTCCCGCTACAGGAAAATCTTTTCTTTTCCATAGTCTCTTTTATAAAAAAAGTTCAAGAAATATTTTACCCTTTTTTTATTTCTCTTACTTATAATACGTAAGAAACGGGGAATTAGTTCACTTTTTATCTAAATCCGACGATATTTTCTAAAGCAAGCTAGTTTATTAAAATTTTTTAGGATGAATTCTATTCCCATTCTTATAGTCTGATTTTTCACAAATATAGAACCAATAGCCATTGGACTATTGGTTCTTGTTCAAGCTATTCGATTAAAATTTGATGGCCATCGTCTTTGTTTTTATCCTCTTTTGATTTAGGAACTTTCAACATTAATACCCCGTCATTGAATGAACCAGATATCTCACTTTGTTCCACTTCACCAATGTAGAAACTACGTTTGAAAGAACCATAGGAACGTTCTTTTCGAATGTAATGGCCATCGTTTTCTGTTACTTCTTTATTTTCTTCTTTTTTACCTTGTAGTTGTAGATAACCATTTTTGTATTCTACGGAAATGTCTTCTTTTTTAAATCCAGGCACATCAACTTCCACTTTATAATGATCATCAGCGTCTTTAATGTCTACTTGTGGGTAATTTGCTTCTTTAAAAAATCGATCAAACATATCCAATTCAAAGTTGTTTTCAAAAAGGCTCGGGAAAAAATCTTCTTGTCTTCTTGGCAAAAGTCTCATTTTAAAGCTCTCCTTTCAAGTATTTGCTAGACAAAATCTCCCTGAACTTCCCTACAACTATTTTGCTTTAACTACAACAATGAACTTTCCAGTAAATCATGCACCCCTTTCTTACTAGCTATTTTTTCCCCTTTTTTATAATGCTCTATTCATTAATAATTATAAAAAATAAGGTTTTATTGTCAAATGAAAAAGATTGAATTTGCTGTTAATTCAATAAAATTATTTACTTCTTTAGTAAAGCTCTATGTTCATTTCAGCCCGGATTACAACATTCAATTGTTAAAAACAGTCCGCCGTAATAAGGCGTCACTTTCTCAATAATTAAACCTGATTGTTTTAACGTATGAAGAGTATTTCTATTCAAATGACAGCCATCACATACTTTTTTCCATACGGGTGTCAGTGCATCTTGCGTTTTCCCCACCATTTTTTGATCCACTTTCACATGTTCAAACAGTAGAATTTTAGCTCCGGGTTTACTAGTACGCCGAATTTCTTCTAGAGCTTTCTCTGGCTCTGGGATTGTACAAAACACCAACGTTGCTACAACGGTGTCAAAACTATCGTTTGGAAATGAAAGTTGTTCCGCCTTTTCCTGATACGTATAAATAGTTGTTCTTGATTTTTTGATTCTTTTTTTTGCATGTTTACTCATTTCTGGGTTTGGTTCGATTGCATCTACTCGTTCTACATTCGTGTAATAGCGAAAGTTTGCTCCTGTTCCGTAACCAATTTCCAAAACCCGCCCTTCGGCTTTTCGAACAAGATTTGCTCGAATTTTTTCAAAACGTGTTTTTTCCAATGGTTTCATCGCTATATCATATAATGAAGAAAACAATTTAGTCACTCGAATTCAACCTCCAATTATTCGCTATTGGGCGAACTAAATTATAGTAGTTAAAATAACCGACAACCTCAATTATGAGGTTGTCGGTTTAACTGTTTATTTTTTTGTGTCATTAACAAATGGTCCGTATTCGCTGCGACCATGTTGAACAGATAACCATTTTAAGGTTGTGAATTCTTCTAATACCCATTCTCCGTTAAAGCGGCCTAAACCTGAATCTTTTTCGCCACCAAACGGCATATGTGCTTCATCGTTTACTGGCTGATCGTTAACGTGAATCATACCTGTATGAATTTGATGTGCGATATTTGTGCCGCGTTCAATATTTCCAGAATGAACTGCGCCACTTAACCCAAATGGATAAGCATTTGCCATTTCAATCACTTCTTCATCACTATCAAATGGGATCAAAATTGCTACTGGGCCGAAAATTTCATTTTTCGCAAGTGGCATATCGTTCGTCACGTCAGTTAATACAGTAGGTTCTAAAACATTGCCATCGGCCTTACCTCCGAGACGCAATTTAGCACCTTGTTCGACAGTTTCATCAATGTCTTTAAGAATCCGATCTACTTGATCACGGTTGATTAAGGGACCGACTTGAGCGCCTTCTTCAGTAGGATTACCGAATTTCAGTCTTCCCGCTCGAGCGATAAATTGCTCTGCAAATTCTTCATATAAATCACGGTGTACAAAAATACGGTTAATAGACATACAAATTTGACCTTGATGATAAAACTTGCCGAATAAGGCAGAATCTACCGCTTGGTCAACATTAGCATCGTCTAACACGATAAAATTATTGTTCCCACCAAGCTCTAACGCCGTTTTCTTTAATGCGCCTCCAGCCAACTCTCCAATGTGCTTTCCTACTGGTGTAGAACCCGTAAAGGAAATCAATCGAGGAATTGGGTGGGTTACAATGTCGTCACCTATTTCTGATCCACGTCCAACTACAACATTTAATAAGCCTTTCGGCAATCCAGCTGCTTCAAAAATGCTTGCAAATAATA includes:
- a CDS encoding aldehyde dehydrogenase family protein, producing MKTDYSKIYIDGEWTTGSSDSQMKNTNPFTGEELVTTQAADKSDLDKAYKAAAKAQVAWSKELPQKKQEVLEKALDVMQENKELIIDWLVKEAGSTVFKATAEFGVSVNILKEATTFPFRMEGKILPSRQAGKENRVYRNSIGVIGIISPWNFPFHLAIRSIAPAIATGNAVVIKPATDTPVTGGLLFASIFEAAGLPKGLLNVVVGRGSEIGDDIVTHPIPRLISFTGSTPVGKHIGELAGGALKKTALELGGNNNFIVLDDANVDQAVDSALFGKFYHQGQICMSINRIFVHRDLYEEFAEQFIARAGRLKFGNPTEEGAQVGPLINRDQVDRILKDIDETVEQGAKLRLGGKADGNVLEPTVLTDVTNDMPLAKNEIFGPVAILIPFDSDEEVIEMANAYPFGLSGAVHSGNIERGTNIAHQIHTGMIHVNDQPVNDEAHMPFGGEKDSGLGRFNGEWVLEEFTTLKWLSVQHGRSEYGPFVNDTKK
- a CDS encoding Hsp20/alpha crystallin family protein — encoded protein: MRLLPRRQEDFFPSLFENNFELDMFDRFFKEANYPQVDIKDADDHYKVEVDVPGFKKEDISVEYKNGYLQLQGKKEENKEVTENDGHYIRKERSYGSFKRSFYIGEVEQSEISGSFNDGVLMLKVPKSKEDKNKDDGHQILIE
- a CDS encoding RNA polymerase sigma factor; translated protein: MEKSTDTSLYLRVSEQDKAALEELYDRYEKILFSFLYKMLEDRGLAEEVLQEVFIKIWRGKGVYDESKGKFSSWLFRMAQNTAIDLIRKQKKPTVPIEEASQMVSNDEPVVEQVVWQEKKTQIEMAVQHLSAEQQKMIDLFYFKGHTHETIADMCDIPLGTVKSRIRLALKKLKISLHGLQERGAYDD
- a CDS encoding class I SAM-dependent methyltransferase, encoding MTKLFSSLYDIAMKPLEKTRFEKIRANLVRKAEGRVLEIGYGTGANFRYYTNVERVDAIEPNPEMSKHAKKRIKKSRTTIYTYQEKAEQLSFPNDSFDTVVATLVFCTIPEPEKALEEIRRTSKPGAKILLFEHVKVDQKMVGKTQDALTPVWKKVCDGCHLNRNTLHTLKQSGLIIEKVTPYYGGLFLTIECCNPG